Part of the Hevea brasiliensis isolate MT/VB/25A 57/8 chromosome 16, ASM3005281v1, whole genome shotgun sequence genome is shown below.
TATAATCAGCCCATATATTTTTAAATGAGTTAATTATATTGTCttactaattaaattaatttcacgaataattaaaattgtaaagtatatgggtcataaaaaattaattaatgattattataatatttaaatatatgggACCATATTTTAAAGCTATAAGTAACATAAGAATATTAATTGAATTAGTTTAACTTTTAATGACGACtagcccaattaaaattttaagattatttttttattaattcaattaaataaaaaaattaatgagacaATCATAAGCGTAGGAATTATTTAATTAGGCTCATATGTGACCCACATTTACAGTTAAACTTGGCCTactcattttttattaaattattaaattttttaaaaatacaacATTTTCTTaaatctttttaataaaaaagtaatatttaaaatatagacTCAACTTAAAGAAGTGAGGTACATAAAAATTTCATTGGTACAATTGACTCATTAATCATTAAATTGAGCCATTATtttcaaattgattttaattaacGGATATGACACTAATCTACATACTCATTAATTAgctcaattttttaaaataccaatattctttaaaatataaaattattaatttttttatttaattaaattaataaaaaaaacttttaaagtaTTAGAATAtttactattttttaaaatataattactaattaataaaaattaatttataaattaattagtttaattaaccaaataaaattttttaaatttattactaATTTAGAATTTGAATATTAAAACATTAATATTGACAGTTATTACTCACCGAGGTGTTAAAAACAAGTTAAATAATGTTACCCACATTATAAGCCCATATTAATGAGTACATATAAATGTTGAAACACCATTTAGTACTACCATAAATAAGcttcatatttttatattaatagtgattaatttaattttttaaatatcagTGGCCTCTATTTTTATGGTATGTGAGTTTTTTTTATATGCCAATTAGctgttaaattaaaatattaatttatgttAAACAATTAGCTTCTCAGAatgttaggtcactaattttttatttgataacattaataatttattctagaatattagtaataaattgggccaaaattctcaaaagaaaattttccaaaaatatttattttttgcccaaaaaaaatatttttagaaaaaaaaaatcctaaattttttaataaatttctaatataaattttttattattgaaaatttcctcACTGAAAATGTATAAAatcatattattatataaaatttcttattcaaataattttttaggaTTAAGGATCAATATTAGATTTGAACTTTGGCCAAAAATTCAATTTGggctttaacttttttttttttttttccttagttcAATTAGGATCTTCAACTTTGTAAATTTGACCAATGGACATAAATTGACACATTTGAGGCACGTGATATCAATTtccattaatttttatcaatcatAAGAACATGCAATCATAAAAATAATGAAACATTAACATATtcaattatttaagaaaaaaaatcttgagaaaatattttttttataaaaaaaaattaaaattaaggctCTGCTTATTTTgcgtaaaatattttttatactttTTAGAGTTAATAGTATTTAAAAAATAAGTTAATGATCAAAGGGAAATTTAAGTTATTGTTAAggaaaataactttttttttaaagaaaaaattattttcttgattttgataattttattacaataatGTGGTATAAATTTTAACTGTCCCTGAATTTACACGATTATAACATACCgtctctcaacttaaaaatataacatacaGTAAAATCCATCTGACTTTCAATCACTGATTTTCTAACTAAACGTTGGCATAGACAAATCCAACATGATACTTAGTTAGTATTCTCTTTCCTCTCTCATGCCACATGTAGTAATACCATCCTTTAACTTTACTAGTCGTAATTCCGTTGTCGTTCAATTTTGTTATTTATAACACTATTATATTTCAACTTTGTCATTTACAATATCACTGTTCAACTTTTTTAACACTAAaaactaattaataataatttttttcaatagtatgctaatttaataaaaaatgtaaaaaagTTAAACTTATTAACAatagtttaaaaaatattaaaaaaattaataaaaaattaattatattactcAATAGACAATATATCTATATTGAATAAGATAATGAGAATATAGTTTTAACCTGCAATATCAACCGTGTGCTCTACCATTTTTTTTGGTTAAAGGGTTACCATCTCTTTTACAAAGTAAACCCCACCACAGGCTGACTCAAactgtaaattgaattgaaaccgGCCATAATTAACAATTCTGATTTAAGAATCGGCCAAAGCCGGAGTATGGTGAGCTACTATGGTCCCCCTTTCTTGCACCTGATTCAGAACTAGCctgatttaaaaaatttattttcttttcttttctttatacaATTTAtgcaaaaaatttatataatttgtgCAAAGAATCTATTTTAGTATTTAAAATATGAGTTAATAGTTATATATAAACACGTCTTTTGCCTTCAATTTATAATAAGTttatatttgaattaatttaattatttaaaaaaatgatgtcttcaaaatttattataatttaataataccaTGAATTAAACCGAAACCAAATTAAAATCGTTTCAAACCAAAATTAGTCCTAACTGTGAGACCGGCCAAACCAACGGTTCGAGCCCAGAACCCAAATGGGACCAGGAGGTGGCCAAGTCTACTCCAAGGTGTAGTTTTCCACTTCTTCAGTTACATCTTGCGGACAAATTGCTGGAGTTTTCAGTTACATCTTGCAGACAAATTGCTGTAGTTTTTATATAGAGAAAGAAATTAGGTTTTTGCAGGatagcaaactaattttattTGCACATAACAACTATTATCTTAAATAATTGAAATTGCTATTCAAACTATATTGCTAAATGAAATCTAAGATGCCTATCAACAAAAGTATTAAATTAATACGATGAATAAAATAAGAGATAACTGCATTTTGTGCACTTAAACCTTATAATCCTATATAGAACAACTTTTACAAACAAATAAAAGcagaattgaaaattttgtggTCAGGAAAACCAGAATTGACTGCACAAACATACAGTGGTTGCAACAGCATTCTGCAGAAACACGTTCAAGCATACGATGGACCAATGCATTCGTCAACCACATCCAATAGGTTAGGGTTCTTCTAGGCTGCAGCCACTCGCCTTCTATCGTTTAGTTGTTTATTAActgcaaaaatgaaaataataaatataaataaatctcATTCCTTGTGCACAAACTCTATCAAGATTGCAAACAGGCAAAAGATGAAAAAGGATAACTAAACAATGAAAGTGCTTTCTCAAGACTTGCATACTCATGATTCAAACATGTCTATTAAGTCACCAAAGTGAAGGGCATGCCAAAagaaaacaacaacaacaactaagGCTTAATCCCGAAATAGTTGGAGCTGGCGATCgccaaaagagaaaaaaaaaaacagaaaacaTTACAATGATTGCCAGTAGGCAACCAAATCTTAAGCCCAGATATTACAACGTGAGCTTCAATGTCCATAAGCTAACCCTTCAGCAAGTTCTTATGAACAAAACAAAAATGCAGTGGCAAACCAAGCACAAGGTCTTAAAAGAGTCATGCACAAAACATTTACCCCCAACCAACCAAATGACTCGATCATTGTTCAATCATTGTTGTCAAACGAGTGCCTCATCTCCAAGTTCTCCCAAGCCTACAGTCATGCACCTTAGGGCCTGAAGGGTTTCccttttttctaaataataataataataataataataataataataataataataataatgatgatgatgatgataaccTTTCCTAGTTGGTGTTCGTACTTTAAGCCATCTTAATATTGGCTTTGCGTTTGACCATTAAATGGTACTAGCATTTAAATAGAATAGGTAGAATTCCATAGAATCAACTTTCACAAGGTCAACGTCACAATATGATTTGGTGTTCCAATTCTAAATTGAAGCCACCTCTCCCTTCTAGTAAAGTTTATTGTCCTCAGCAATGGCTAATGCAAGTGCTTCTGGGTTCAGGGATATCATGTTAGAAATTATAGACAAGGAACTAATTTAGAGAAGATGAAGAAACATTGCTTAGTGGCAGTCGCTTCTTTATCTTCctattccttttcttttttctcttttcttttggtCAGGTCACAGCAAACTCAAACAAGTCAAGATCAAGTGAGATCAACCCAAACAATTCTCTTCAAGTTTGCATGTTGAGTTAAAAAAATTGCCACCTCTAAACTGTAGTGTAGGTATGACTTGTGTCAAACTAGTTTTAGTAGTATACATGAattatgaatttcaatttttttttctattaagtaTTTTCCACACTTTACTGATGGGCACCTCACATTCCTATTAAGTGTGTGCTTGCACCTACAACCTAAATGTAGCTTGCACTTATAAAAACCAGGagcaagagaaaaaaaaaatcaaagagaaAACCAAATCAGAACTAAAAACCAAACCCAGCAAAAAAAATATTAACCAAATAGGTCTATTTGGTTCCTAGTTGATTTTGAAATTATGAAGGGTAACTTACAAAAACCCCCCAACCTTAAGCAGAATTTAAAGGTACAAAAGTTATCAAGTGTTTTTCCAATGGCTGAAGAAAGACGAACATTAGATTTTAAAGGTTAAAAATTTACCAAGGTGTTTTACCTAGGGCAGAGTGCAAGAAGTGTACATTCTGTAAACAAGATCAAAGCATTTTAGCATCTGACGTGAGAAGTCCCATCTGCTCCGTAAGCTGATCCACGTGCTGAGTTTTGTCCCACCCATTGTCCATTGACTGCACATCATTTTCATTTGTTTGACCATCCATGGAGCTTGATTCAATATCCTCAGGTACTGGGCTTTGCACAAGTTCATCCCAGAAGCTAGAATTTTCAAGCAATATATCAATATCAGGATCTGGGGAAACATTTCCAATTCCTATTGGAGTGAGATCCATAAATCCATCATTGACAGCCTCAGGCTCCATATAAACTTCGCCAGGAATATCAACAATACCTTCTGGCACCATTTCTGGTATCTGAGAAAGTGTAGGCATAACTACATCTGACTGAGGAATAGAAATAGTGGGTGCCTCTTGTGATCCAACCAGAACACTTATATCTGGAAACTGTGCTGTTATCTTTTCAGAACTAGGAATGCATGGAGTGGATTTTATTTCTGATACAGAATCTGCAGGGTCATGCCCTGATAACCCTGAGACTGGTGGTACATAGGTTGAATGCCCTGTAGTTGGTGGGACCTCTTGAAGAGTCACTCCTGATATACGGCTTGAAGGGCTCCCACTCTCCATTCCGCTGGATGATGGTGAGCCACCGCCAGCTAGGAAATCTTCAAGACCATTGTTATAAGATTCCATCCTGGAAGAAGCATCCATTTTCATGATTTGCCTCAGCATGGCTTTTGCTGCCTCATTCATCAGAGGCTTGTACTTCACAATCTGGCCATCAGGAGCACCAGAATTCTCATTCTCAGAAATACCATCTTGTTTGAGCCTTCGTTTTTTGTTTGCTTCTGTTATGCGCCTATTGCTTTCATTTTGCTGCTGTACAAACTGAGCCAAGAAGCCAGGGCTCTGCATAGCCTTTGCCAGGAAAGACATCATCTGTTGCTGCCGTTGTTCCATCCCTTGAAGTCGCTGTACCATGGTTTGCAATTGGCCATCAGTAGCCTGTTGCTGCTGCCTCAGCCTAACAAGTTCTTGCATAAGGACATTCTTATCCCTCTTAAGCCTCTCAACCTCTTCCTCCAGCCCAAATTTCCCAACCTCAACACAGGCACCAACAGATGAGCTTTGTCCCTGAGGTTGTTGAGCCTGCTGATGAGAATGCCCATGGGCAGGTTTTCGTCGACTAATACTCTTAAGTAGGTGCTTTTGACCCCTCAAGAATCCCTCATTAGCAAATTCCCAGCGGTCTGGATCAACTTTCCGGAAACCCTGTTTAGCAAATAGAGAGAGCAAAAACACTAAATAAAGCAAAAAAGCAAAACTTCAATGTAACTAAATAAATCACCAAGAGTTGTAAAAAAATTGCAATAATTACAGTTTCTAAATCATGAAATTTCAAAATGCCTGATCCACACTGAATCACTCCTCCATCCAAGATTGGAACTTTAAAAGCATAGGAAGAGAAAATCCCTCTGCTGTTGAAAACTTATTTTTACAATATCATATAGCAATTCATCAAAATGACCCAGTAAATAGGCCCTAACGCCCCTCACATATACAGGAAATAAATAAGGTTTGTTTCATTGTGTTTGCAGAATATGGGAGGTAAATATAAATTAGGATTGCGCATTTTTGGATTTTCACAAAAGTTAAGAGCAAGAGAGAATATTTCTCTTACTATGATTTTCATCTTTCATTCCTGCCTCCTCCAGATTATGTAACATGCTTCAATCAGTGTTGTCACCAGGCGCCTAGGCGAAATCCAGGCACCTCGCCTGGGAAGCCTCCAGGCGAGGACTTCAACCAGGCACTGCCTAGGCACCCAGGTGAGGCAAGGAAAGACAAGAAAAGGTGAGAAAatgaaacaaatttaaaaaaaaaaaaaaagttgagagAGAACATGGCCACcttctcctctttctttctttcttttttttttttggtaaaataTTTCCATTATTTTTCTTCATTCTTCTCTTTTATCCCTCAAATTCTGAAATTCTTTTTGTGCTATCACTTTTTTTCTTAAACCAGTATTACTTGAAATTCTGCATGTATTCTATATTTTTTTTGTCAAAATTCTGTCACATTTTTGTTATTCCAACCAAGTATGTTTATTGTTCCTTTTCTTGTTTTTATTACTCCTTATTAGAAGAGTCGTGAAGTTCTTTGGATTTCATTGTTCTTATACTCAGTTAGTGGAAATAAAAGAATTTTTTCATTCTTCTCTTTCATTGATCTATGATTTAAATTCGTAACTCCATCAAATACACTGCCCATCCCAAATTCTTTTACCCAtcttgaatattattttttaaggaaGCATTCAAAACATTCAGTgaatattatttttctaaaatttacataCTACAATCTATTTGAGTACTCTATTATAATAATCTAGTCTATTCTAGTATTTACAAGTTACCATTCTAATCTATTATAGTTTTCTTAACTCTTATgataaaatttcttttatttcctttttttttatatggTTAGGATCAAAACAAATAGCTGAAAAATCTATAGCATCATCACACACAAACAATAAAAAGGATCCAACATGAAAACATAgatgactgcttttgatc
Proteins encoded:
- the LOC110655309 gene encoding heat shock factor protein HSF8, coding for MDGTISNGGGGGGGGSGDASTSGSGSGGPRAPSAPVPISTQANAPPPFLSKTYDMVNDPATDAIVSWSPTNNSFVVWNPPEFARDLLPKYFKHNNFSSFVRQLNTYGFRKVDPDRWEFANEGFLRGQKHLLKSISRRKPAHGHSHQQAQQPQGQSSSVGACVEVGKFGLEEEVERLKRDKNVLMQELVRLRQQQQATDGQLQTMVQRLQGMEQRQQQMMSFLAKAMQSPGFLAQFVQQQNESNRRITEANKKRRLKQDGISENENSGAPDGQIVKYKPLMNEAAKAMLRQIMKMDASSRMESYNNGLEDFLAGGGSPSSSGMESGSPSSRISGVTLQEVPPTTGHSTYVPPVSGLSGHDPADSVSEIKSTPCIPSSEKITAQFPDISVLVGSQEAPTISIPQSDVVMPTLSQIPEMVPEGIVDIPGEVYMEPEAVNDGFMDLTPIGIGNVSPDPDIDILLENSSFWDELVQSPVPEDIESSSMDGQTNENDVQSMDNGWDKTQHVDQLTEQMGLLTSDAKML